From Mycobacterium lacus, one genomic window encodes:
- a CDS encoding EF-Tu/IF-2/RF-3 family GTPase produces MFRMTVQDVFFIRGRGLVATGCVEYGELRVGDTVQINGGRGVTVDAIEAFRKKRDTATAGDNVGLLFRKLTTSDLAAGDVITSAGAFLA; encoded by the coding sequence ATGTTCCGCATGACGGTCCAGGACGTGTTCTTCATCCGCGGTCGCGGGCTGGTCGCCACCGGCTGCGTGGAGTATGGGGAGCTGCGCGTCGGTGACACGGTGCAGATCAACGGCGGGCGCGGCGTCACGGTCGACGCTATCGAGGCTTTCCGCAAGAAAAGGGACACCGCGACTGCTGGCGACAACGTCGGCCTGCTGTTCAGGAAGCTCACAACGAGCGATCTTGCCGCCGGAGACGTGATCACATCCGCGGGCGCCTTCCTGGCCTGA
- a CDS encoding response regulator transcription factor: protein MADPTRVTVVVADDHPVTRQGVARALKSSGRVEVVAEVADGRAALEAIRQLRPAVALLDYKMPELDGLEVTHAITRDGLPTHVVLLSAFDDSSIVYKALAEGASGYLTKESDSDEIVNAVVRCASGDTYLPAGVAGGLAGEVKRRGRGDTALLTEREVQVVTMMADGLSVPQIASRLHLAPSTVKTHVQSLYEKLGVSDRGAAVAEAMRRRLVE, encoded by the coding sequence ATGGCCGACCCCACCCGAGTCACAGTCGTCGTCGCCGACGATCACCCGGTAACGCGCCAAGGCGTGGCGCGCGCCTTGAAGTCCAGCGGACGGGTCGAGGTCGTGGCCGAGGTGGCGGACGGTCGCGCGGCGCTGGAGGCCATCAGGCAACTGCGGCCCGCGGTCGCCCTTCTCGATTACAAGATGCCCGAGCTGGACGGCCTCGAGGTCACCCACGCGATAACCCGCGATGGGTTGCCCACTCACGTGGTGCTGCTGAGCGCCTTTGATGACAGTTCGATTGTCTACAAGGCCCTGGCCGAGGGTGCTTCGGGATACTTGACCAAAGAATCCGACAGCGACGAGATCGTGAACGCGGTGGTCAGATGCGCCAGCGGCGACACATACCTGCCCGCCGGGGTGGCAGGTGGGTTGGCCGGTGAGGTCAAACGGCGCGGCAGGGGAGACACGGCGCTACTCACCGAGCGTGAGGTCCAGGTGGTAACGATGATGGCCGACGGGTTGTCGGTTCCGCAGATCGCGTCGCGCCTGCACCTGGCACCAAGCACGGTGAAGACGCACGTGCAGAGCCTGTACGAGAAGCTTGGTGTCTCGGATCGTGGGGCCGCCGTCGCCGAGGCCATGCGGCGTCGACTGGTGGAATGA